In Haliaeetus albicilla chromosome 18, bHalAlb1.1, whole genome shotgun sequence, one genomic interval encodes:
- the XKR5 gene encoding XK-related protein 5, whose amino-acid sequence MRGAFPGLCLALLAAERGARLCTITHYLVRGQLGWFGLTVACVVPGYAAQLLSILWFRADGRPPDRWLLALHLLQLGLWKRYWDVSRTAAEKGAGARAGEVLTQHGDVCVLRLLEALLQTLPHLLLQAYVVVAVDPAGFVPGVSAGLSLLSFAWALVSYSCFSCLMKPGHLFPPAAAILCLLLWRTGMLGTRVLALVLFARLYSFWVFAVAGIHWLLMAFWLVAQQTDIVAQPCRWRLFNCLVGAVYIFCYINVRPGPSKHRMATFYAIMLMENTLLLLLATRFLQAELRNSLCMTAAIMSGSVIGAAALVVYYSLLHPKSAEIWQGFVETTCSAAAAGDDEVAGDSSQAGQSLGILGDGECSAGEGTTADPKNENSSSLLQFRGCLEDSWTNHHHWLLVKLALKTGDMSKINAAFGDGGVGEVYPGGSVMGKPASVEPGANLSLPAREIGPLGVESGLTDEKLQAVGNGGDSKPSTGAVGMAREDGAGQEPGFCPAVSFPSSFSQDPAEGSSVYFSMSTGGITSPGVGTATSTCMALVQRDGEAQPSPGCQGGGGGGDLSLEMASISPILGTCAHKHLQSSSSLSSVSGCRVAGPPTKGLEPLGQEGGFMGWHRLWDTHPCGTQGTVVRSKLRPPCFTSTPKADPRCPQQGPGELGEGTDLSGLLE is encoded by the exons ATGCGCGGGGCTTTCCCCGGGCTCTGCTTGGCGCTGCTGGCGGCGGAGCGCGGAGCGC ggctctgcaCCATCACCCACTACCTCGTCCGCGGGCAGCTGGGCTGGTTCGGGCTGACCGTCGCCTGCGTGGTGCCCGGCTACGCGGCTCAGCTCCTCAGCATCCTCTGGTTCAGGGCGGACGGCCGGCCGCCCGACCGCTGGCTCCTGGCACTCCACCTCCTGCAGCTGGGCCTCTGGAAGCG GTACTGGGATGTTTCGCGGACGGCGGCAGAGAAGGGAGCCGGTGCCCGTGCCGGGGAGGTGCTGACCCAGCACGGGGACGTGTGTGTGCTGCGGCTTCTGGAAGCCCTGCTGCAGACCCTGCCTCACCTCCTGCTGCAGGCCTACGTCGTCGTGGCCGTCGACCCAGCGGGCTTCGTCCCCG GTGTCAGCGCGGGGCTGTCCCTGCTCTCCTTTGCCTGGGCTTTGGTTTCCtacagctgcttctcctgcctGATGAAACCTGGTCACCTCTTCCCACCGGCCGCGGccatcctctgcctgctgctctggAGGACGGGGATGCTGGGGACCAGGGTCTTGGCCCTGGTGCTCTTCGCCAGGCTGTATTCCTTCTGGGTTTTTGCTGTGGCAG GTATCCACTGGTTGCTCATGGCCTTCTGGCTGGTGGCCCAGCAGACGGATATCGTGGCCCAGCCCTGCCGCTGGAGGCTGTTCAATTGCCTGGTGGGAGCCGTGTACATCTTCTGCTACATTAATGTCCGGCCCGGTCCCTCCAAGCACAGGATGGCCACGTTTTATGCC atAATGCTGATGGAAAAcaccctcctgctgctgctggccaccCGgttcctgcaggcagagctgaggaaCAGCCTGTGCATGACCGCGGCCATCATGTCAGGGTCTGTAATAG gTGCCGCAGCTCTGGTGGTTTATTACAGCCTGCTCCATCCCAAGTCCGCAGAGATCTGGCAGGGCTTCGTGGAGACAACCTGCAGTGCTGCGGCTGCCGGTGATGACGAGGTTGCTGGAGACAGCTCCCAAGCAGGGCAGAGTTTGGGAATTTTGGGAGACGGAGAGTGCTCGGCAGGGGAAGGGACCACGGCAGATCCCAAAAATGAGAACAGCTCATCGCTCTTGCAATTCAGAGGGTGTTTGGAGGACAGCTGGACAAACCATCACCACTGGCTGCTGGTAAAGCTGGCCTTGAAGACAGGAGATATGTCCAAGATCAATGCGGCTTTTGGAGATGGTGGCGTGGGAGAGGTTTACCCCGGAGGATCGGTGATGGGGAAACCTGCCAGCGTTGAGCCTGGGGCAAATCTTTCCCTCCCCGCAAGGGAAATCGGTCCTCTGGGTGTTGAATCTGGTCTGACTGATGAGAAACTGCAGGCAGTGGGGAACGGAGGAGACAGCAAACCCAGCACCGGCGCTGTGGGAATGGCACGGGAGGAcggagcagggcaggagcctgGTTTTTGCCCAGCCGTATCCTTtcccagcagcttctcccaggatCCGGCCGAGGGCTCCTCTGTGTATTTCAGCATGAGCACTGGAGGAATCACCTCTCCCGGCGTGGGAACCGCCACCTCTACGTGCATGGCCCTGGTGCAAAGGGATGGCGAAGCTCAGccttccccaggctgccagggaggaggaggaggaggggatttATCCCTCGAGATGGCGAGCATCAGCCCAATCCTGGGCACTTGTGCCCACAAGCATCTGCAAAGCAGCTCTTCCCTCAGCAGCGTGAGCGGCTGCAGGGTGGCAGGTCCCCCCACAAAGGGCCTGGAGCCCCtgggacaagaaggtggcttCATGGGGTGGCATCGCCTTTGGGACACCCACCCTTGTGGCACACAGGGGACTGTCGTGAGGAGCAAGCTGAGGCCACCGTGCTTCACCTCCACACCCAAGGCTGACCCTAGGTGCCCACAGCAAGGACCGGgggagctgggagaggggacagaCCTGTCTGGGTTGCTGGAGTGA